The following coding sequences lie in one Apium graveolens cultivar Ventura chromosome 1, ASM990537v1, whole genome shotgun sequence genomic window:
- the LOC141671520 gene encoding uncharacterized protein LOC141671520: MASRIANYSSSFTCLCSFNLRGEASRILSATQFHKPRNQIIAAKNMASDSTTSNSKIIDSHLHIWASSQQAAHKYPYFPGNEPTVRGDLDFLLNSMGEAGVDGAMIVQPINHKFDHSFVSSALREYPSKFIGCCLANPEEDGSGVQQLEHLITKEGYCAVRFNPYLWPSGQKMTNQIGKMMFSRAGELGTPVGIMCMKGLDLHLSEIRELCTEFPSTVVLLDHLAFCKPPLNDGESLTFSELLKLSEFPQVYIKFSALFRVSRSSYPYEDLSQVLSKVVSSFGANRVMWGSDFPFVVDECGYKESKEAVSLIASKVSLSPAELEWIMGRTALELFQGHWLSS; encoded by the exons ATGGCGAGTAGGATTGCCAATTACTCATCTTCATTTACTTGTTTATGCAGCTTCAATCTGCGTGGTGAAGCTTCAAGGATTCTATCAGCAACTCAATTTCACAAACCTAGAAACCAAATCATAGCAGCTAAAAATATGGCTAGCGACTCCACCACTTCAAACTCCAAAATCATCGATTCTCATTTGCATATATGGGCTTCTTCTCAACAA GCGGCTCACAAGTATCCGTACTTTCCTGGCAATGAACCTACTGTGCGTGGCGATCTTGATTTCTTGCTAAAT AGCATGGGTGAAGCAGGAGTTGATGGTGCCATGATTGTGCAGCCAATTAACCATAAATTTGATCATTCCTTTGTCTCAAG TGCTCTGAGGGAATACCCCTCCAAATTTATTGGCTGCTGCCTTGCAAATCCCGAGGAAGATGGGAGCGGGGTCCAGCAACTGGAACATCTTATCACAAAG GAAGGTTATTGTGCTGTTCGATTTAATCCATATTTGTGGCCGTCTGGTCAAAAG ATGACAAATCAAATTGGTAAAATGATGTTTTCCAGAGCTGGAGAGCTTGGTACACCAGTAGGTATTATGTGCATGAAG GGTCTTGATCTGCATCTATCAGAAATTAGGGAATTGTGTACGGAATTCCCTTCAACAGTGGTTCTGCTTGATCATTTGGCTTTCTGCAAACCTCCTCT GAATGATGGAGAAAGTTTAACCTTCTCAGAACTGTTAAAGCTATCTGAATTCCCGCAG GTTTACATAAAGTTTAGTGCCCTGTTTAGAGTATCAAGAAGTTCATATCCGTATGAAGATCTATCTCAAGTTCTTTCTAAAGTAGTCTCAAGCTTTGGCGCTAACCGTGTCATGTGGGGAAG TGACTTCCCATTTGTGGTGGACGAGTGTGGGTATAAAGAATCCAAAGAAGCGGTGTCTCTTATTGCTTCTAAAGTGTCTTTATCCCCTGCTGAGTTGGAGTGGATCATGGGTAGAACTGCCCTTGAATTATTTCAAGGTCATTGGCTTTCTTCTTGA
- the LOC141671541 gene encoding arabinogalactan O-methyltransferase 2-like: MKNKLQFLNEKSRSRPLLLVVAILFLFSGALVLSSFMLAVDSPFLLRTLSVDNSDTTQLQTILHYATSHIVPQQSLPEIKVSFDVLLSRAPCNFLVFGLGHDSQMWHSFNPRGTTLFLEEDPKWVQTVLKSAPFLNARNVKYRTKLSEAEKLLQSYRWEPECTQKKILLRRNDKCRLALNELPEEVYDKEWDLIMIDAPRGYFPEAPGRMAAIYSAAVMARNRKGKGDTHVFLHDVDRRIEKAYAEEFLCRKYLVKAQGRLWYFQIPPANTTDSLASTIFC, translated from the coding sequence ATGAAGAACAAGCTCCAATTTTTAAATGAAAAATCTAGGAGCAGGCCCTTGCTATTAGTAGTAGCTATTCTATTTCTGTTCAGCGGGGCGCTGGTCCTTTCCAGCTTCATGCTCGCCGTTGACAGTCCTTTCCTCCTCCGTACCTTATCCGTCGACAACTCCGATACGACTCAGCTACAAACAATCCTCCACTACGCCACCTCACATATTGTTCCGCAACAGTCCCTGCCGGAGATCAAAGTGTCTTTCGATGTTCTTCTCTCTCGGGCACCTTGTAACTTCCTTGTTTTTGGACTGGGCCATGACTCTCAGATGTGGCACTCGTTCAATCCTCGTGGCACCACTTTATTCCTGGAGGAGGATCCGAAGTGGGTACAAACGGTCCTGAAGAGCGCGCCTTTCCTCAATGCACGGAACGTGAAGTACCGGACCAAACTATCTGAGGCGGAGAAACTTTTACAATCCTACCGCTGGGAACCAGAGTGCACACAGAAGAAAATACTTCTACGTAGGAATGACAAGTGTAGGTTAGCGCTAAATGAGCTACCGGAGGAGGTTTACGATAAGGAATGGGATCTGATCATGATAGACGCACCAAGAGGCTATTTTCCGGAAGCACCTGGACGGAtggcagcaatatattcagcgGCAGTAATGGCCAGGAACAGGAAAGGAAAGGGCGACACACACGTGTTTCTGCACGACGTGGATCGGAGAATAGAGAAGGCTTATGCAGAGGAGTTTTTGTGCAGAAAGTATTTGGTGAAGGCTCAAGGAAGGCTCTGGTACTTTCAGATTCCACCTGCCAACACCACCGATTCACTGGCTAGTACTATTTTTTGCTGA
- the LOC141711669 gene encoding uncharacterized protein LOC141711669, with protein MHMLAYGVSADDVDDYIRIGESNAVECLKRLVSTMGEARGFPGMMGSIDCMHWKWKNCPKAWKGMFMSGHKGVSTIILEAVASTDLWIWHAFFVVAGSNNDINILDRSPVFDDFLQGLTLEVNYTVNGNNYSMGYYLSDVIYPE; from the exons ATGCATATGTTGGCATATGGTGTCTctgctgatgatgttgatgacTACATTCGTATTGGAGAGAGTAATGCAGTTGAATGCTTGAAAAGATTAGTCTCCACT ATGGGTGAAGCTCGTGGCTTTCCTGGTATGATGGGAAGTATTGATTGCATGCATTGGAAATGGAAAAATTGTCCAAAAGCATGGAAGGGGATGTTCATGAGTGGTCACAAAGGAGTTTCAACAATTATACTGGAAGCAGTTGCTTCAACCGATCTATGGATATGGCATGCATTTTTTGTAGTTGCTGGATCAAATAATGACATAAATATCCTAGATCGATCACCAGTATTTGATGATTTTCTACAAGGTCTTACTCTAGAGGTAAATTATACGGTCAATGGAAATAATTATAGTATGGGATATTACTTATCAGATGTAATATATCCTGAATGA
- the LOC141711658 gene encoding glutathione S-transferase T2-like produces the protein MEIKKRWQRINEGAQKFGAAYDETRRTAGIGTNMDNLIEKARDYHLNNFKRKFNFEIHWREFRRHPKWRPPPTSASSKRRTKATRRKCKGNATTTEVTEYESIQVADKRRMDIMESLNEIRLKELAVKQSEMDLQVITADTTKMNDAQRMAHAKLLEKIMARN, from the exons ATGGAAATTAAAAAAAGGTGGCAACGAATAAACGAAGGTGCTCAGAAATTTGGAGCGGCTTATGACGAGACTCGGCGAACAGCCGGGATCGGTACAAACATGGACAATTTAATTGAGAAAGCTCGcgattatcatttaaataatttCAAGAGGAAGTTTAACTTTGAGATTCATTGGCGTGAGTTTCGTAGACATCCCAAGTGGAGACCTCCTCCTACAAGTGCAAGTTCTAAAAGAA GAACAAAAGCAACGAGGAGGAAATGTAAAGGGAATGCTACAACTACAGAAGTTACTGAATATGAATCTATACAAGTTGCAGACAAAAGAAGGATGGATATAATGGAATCGTTAAACGAAATTCGACTAAAGGAGCTTGCGGTGAAACAAAGTGAAATGGATTTACAAGTCATTACGGCAGATACTACTAAAATGAATGATGCTCAACGAATGGCTCATGCTAAACTGCTTGAGAAAATTATGGCAAGAAACTAA